A DNA window from Aythya fuligula isolate bAytFul2 chromosome 4, bAytFul2.pri, whole genome shotgun sequence contains the following coding sequences:
- the PCDH7 gene encoding protocadherin-7 isoform X4 codes for MRKMRTLLGFVHCCCCCFLLLLPPPLWVSLAAAKQLLRYRLAEEGPADIRIGNVAADLGIVTGSGEVTFSLESGSDYLKIDNMTGELSTTERRIDREKLPQCQMIFDENECFLDFEVSVIGPSQSWVDLFEGRVIILDINDNTPTFPSPVLTLTVEENRPVGTLYLLPTATDRDFGRNGIERYELLQEPGGDGGRRGGGGGGGGGGGGGGGGSVPTGSESALYPGGSKRRQEADAAARSSVFELQVADTLDGEKQPQLIVKGALDREQRDSYELSLRVRDGGDPARSSQAILRVLITDVNDNSPRFEKSVYEADLAENSSPGTPILQLRAADLDVGVNGQIEYVFGAATESVRRLLRLDETSGWLSVLHRIDREEVNQLRFTVMARDRGQPPKTDKATVVLNIRDENDNVPTIDIRKIGRIPLRDGVASVAEDVLVDTPIALVQVSDRDQGENGVVTCTVVGDVPFQLKPASEGEGEPQNKRKYFLHTSAPLDYEAVRDYNVVIVAVDSGSPSLSSNNSLLVRVADTNDNPPVFGQAVLEVSFPENNLPGERVATVVATDADSGKNAELTYSLEPSPLSSETPGGIFSIDPDSGDVSVQAVLDREQRDTYEFQVTARDKGVPSLQGSTTVVVRVADRNDNEPRFMQDVFTFYVKENLQPNSPVGMVTVMDFDKGRNAELSLSIQPGEHDQAAGIFSIENDTGTIYSTVSFDREQQTSYTFKVKAVDGGEPPRSATATVSLFVMDENDNAPTVTFPSNSSYTVLPPSSNMRTVVATVVATDADTGLNADLNYSIVGGNPFKLFEIDPASGVVSLVGKLAPKHYGLHRLVVQVNDSGQPPQSTTALLHVFVNESLSNATVVESQVARSLHTPLAQDIAGDPSYELSKQRLSIVIGVVAGIMTVILLILVVVMARYCRSKGKHGYEAGKKDHEDFFTPQQHDKAKKPKKDKKGKKGKQPLYSSIVTVEASKPNGQRYDSVNEKLSDSPGMGRYRSVNGGPGSPDLARHYKSSSPLPTVQLHPQSPTAGKKHQAVQDLPPANTFVGAGDNISIGSDHCSEYSCQASSKYGKQVDTMQTTQHPGHIEESCKMNIQGLCQM; via the coding sequence ATGAGGAAGATGCGGACTCTCCTTGGTTTTGTGcattgctgttgctgctgcttcttgctcctcctgcctccgCCGCTCTGGGTCAGCCTGGCAGCGGCCAAGCAGCTCCTGAGGTACCGGCTGGCCGAGGAGGGACCCGCCGACATCCGCATCGGCAACGTGGCTGCCGACCTGGGGATCGTGACGGGCTCCGGAGAGGTGACATTCAGCCTGGAATCGGGCTCCGACTACCTCAAGATCGATAACATGACCGGGGAGCTGAGCACCACGGAGCGGCGCATCGACCGCGAGAAGCTGCCGCAGTGCCAGATGATCTTCGACGAGAACGAGTGCTTCCTGGACTTCGAGGTGTCGGTCATCGGCCCCTCGCAGAGCTGGGTGGACCTCTTCGAGGGCCGGGTCATCATCCTGGACATCAACGACAACACCcccaccttcccttcccctgtccTCACGCTTACCGTGGAGGAGAACCGGCCCGTGGGGACCCTCTACCTGCTCCCCACCGCCACCGACAGGGACTTCGGCCGCAACGGCATCGAGCGCTacgagctgctgcaggagcccggCGGGGACGGAGGACGGCGcggtggcggcggtggcggcggcggcggtgggggaggcggcggggggggaTCGGTGCCCACCGGCTCGGAGAGCGCCCTCTACCCCGGTGGCAGCAAGCGGAGGCAGGAGGCGGATGCGGCGGCCCGCAGCAGCGTGTTCGAGCTGCAGGTGGCCGACACCCTGGACGGGGAGAAGCAGCCGCAGCTGATCGTCAAGGGGGCGCTGGACCGCGAGCAGCGGGACTCCTACGAGCTGAGCCTCCGTGTGCGGGACGGCGGCGACCCGGCGCGCTCGTCGCAGGCCATCCTGCGGGTGCTGATCACCGACGTGAACGACAACAGCCCCCGCTTCGAGAAGAGCGTCTACGAGGCGGACCTGGCTGAGAACAGCAGCCCCGGGACCCCCATCCTGCAGCTGCGAGCCGCCGACCTGGACGTTGGGGTGAACGGGCAGATCGAGTATGTCTTCGGGGCGGCCACCGAGTCCGTGAGGCGCCTGCTGCGGCTGGACGAGACCTCGGGCTGGCTCAGCGTCTTGCACCGCATCGACCGCGAGGAGGTGAACCAGCTTCGCTTCACCGTGATGGCCCGCGACCGCGGGCAGCCCCCCAAGACGGACAAGGCCACTGTGGTGCTGAACATCCGCGACGAGAACGACAACGTGCCCACCATCGACATCCGGAAAATCGGGCGCATCCCGTTGCGGGACGGGGTGGCCAGCGTGGCCGAGGACGTCCTGGTAGACACCCCCATCGCGCTGGTGCAGGTGTCGGACCGGGACCAGGGTGAAAACGGCGTGGTGACCTGCACCGTGGTGGGCGACGTACCCTTCCAGCTCAAGCCGGCCAGCGAGGGCGAAGGGGAGCCGCAGAACAAGCGCAAGTATTTCCTGCACACTTCGGCCCCTCTGGACTACGAGGCGGTCCGCGACTACAACGTGGTGATCGTGGCCGTGGACTCGGGCAGCCCCAGCTTGTCCAGCAACAACTCTTTGCTGGTGCGGGTCGCCGACACCAACGACAACCCTCCCGTCTTCGGCCAGGCCGTGCTGGAGGTCTCCTTCCCGGAGAACAACCTTCCCGGCGAGAGGGTGGCCACGGTGGTGGCCACGGACGCGGACAGCGGCAAGAACGCCGAGCTCACCTACTCCCTGGAGCCCTCGCCCCTCTCCTCGGAGACGCCGGGCGGCATCTTCAGCATCGACCCCGACTCCGGGGACGTGTCGGTGCAGGCGGTGCTGGACCGCGAGCAGCGCGACACCTACGAGTTCCAGGTGACAGCCCGGGACAAGGGGGTGCCGTCGCTGCAGGGCTCCACCACGGTGGTGGTGCGGGTGGCCGACCGCAACGACAACGAGCCGCGCTTTATGCAGGACGTGTTCACTTTCTACGTGAAGGAGAACCTGCAGCCCAACAGCCCTGTGGGCATGGTGACCGTGATGGACTTCGACAAGGGGCGCAACGCCGAACTCAGCCTCTCCATCCAGCCCGGCGAGCACGACCAGGCGGCCGGCATCTTCTCCATCGAGAACGACACGGGAACCATCTACTCCACCGTCTCCTTCGACCGGGAGCAGCAGACCAGCTACACCTTCAAAGTGAAGGCGGTGGACGGGGGCGAGCCACCGCGCTCGGCCACCGCTACCGTGTCCCTCTTTGTAATGGACGAGAACGACAACGCGCCCACCGTCACCTTCCCCAGCAACAGCTCCTACACCGTGCTGCCGCCCTCCAGCAACATGCGCACCGTGGTGGCCACGGTGGTGGCCACCGACGCCGACACCGGCCTCAATGCCGACCTCAACTACAGCATCGTCGGGGGCAACCCCTTCAAGCTCTTCGAGATCGACCCGGCCAGCGGCGTGGTGTCGCTGGTGGGCAAGCTGGCCCCCAAGCACTACGGCCTGCACCGCCTCGTGGTGCAGGTGAACGACAGCGGGCAGCCGCCCCAGTCCACCACCGCCCTGCTTCATGTCTTCGTCAACGAAAGCCTGTCCAACGCCACCGTGGTGGAAAGCCAGGTGGCCCGCAGCCTCCACACGCCCCTGGCCCAGGACATCGCTGGCGACCCGAGCTACGAGCTGAGCAAGCAGAGGCTTAGCATCGTCATCGGCGTGGTGGCTGGCATCATGACCGTCATCCTCCTCATCCTGGTGGTGGTCATGGCCCGCTACTGCCGCTCCAAGGGCAAACACGGCTACGAGGCCGGCAAGAAGGACCACGAGGACTTCTTCACTCCACAGCAGCACGACAAGGCCAAGAAGCccaagaaggacaagaaaggcAAGAAGGGCAAGCAGCCCCTCTACAGCAGCATCGTCACCGTTGAGGCCTCCAAGCCCAATGGGCAGCGCTACGACAGCGTCAACGAGAAGCTCTCGGACAGCCCCGGCATGGGGCGCTACCGCTCGGTCAACGGGGGTCCGGGCAGCCCCGACCTGGCCAGGCACTACAAGTCCAGCTCGCCGCTGCCCACCGTCCAGCTGCACCCCCAGTCCCCCACCGCCGGCAAAAAGCACCAGGCCGTGCAGGACCTGCCCCCGGCTAACACCTTCGTGGGCGCCGGCGACAACATCTCCATCGGGTCGGACCACTGCTCCGAGTACAGCTGCCAGGCCAGCAGCAAGTACGGCAAGCAG
- the PCDH7 gene encoding protocadherin-7 isoform X3, producing MRKMRTLLGFVHCCCCCFLLLLPPPLWVSLAAAKQLLRYRLAEEGPADIRIGNVAADLGIVTGSGEVTFSLESGSDYLKIDNMTGELSTTERRIDREKLPQCQMIFDENECFLDFEVSVIGPSQSWVDLFEGRVIILDINDNTPTFPSPVLTLTVEENRPVGTLYLLPTATDRDFGRNGIERYELLQEPGGDGGRRGGGGGGGGGGGGGGGGSVPTGSESALYPGGSKRRQEADAAARSSVFELQVADTLDGEKQPQLIVKGALDREQRDSYELSLRVRDGGDPARSSQAILRVLITDVNDNSPRFEKSVYEADLAENSSPGTPILQLRAADLDVGVNGQIEYVFGAATESVRRLLRLDETSGWLSVLHRIDREEVNQLRFTVMARDRGQPPKTDKATVVLNIRDENDNVPTIDIRKIGRIPLRDGVASVAEDVLVDTPIALVQVSDRDQGENGVVTCTVVGDVPFQLKPASEGEGEPQNKRKYFLHTSAPLDYEAVRDYNVVIVAVDSGSPSLSSNNSLLVRVADTNDNPPVFGQAVLEVSFPENNLPGERVATVVATDADSGKNAELTYSLEPSPLSSETPGGIFSIDPDSGDVSVQAVLDREQRDTYEFQVTARDKGVPSLQGSTTVVVRVADRNDNEPRFMQDVFTFYVKENLQPNSPVGMVTVMDFDKGRNAELSLSIQPGEHDQAAGIFSIENDTGTIYSTVSFDREQQTSYTFKVKAVDGGEPPRSATATVSLFVMDENDNAPTVTFPSNSSYTVLPPSSNMRTVVATVVATDADTGLNADLNYSIVGGNPFKLFEIDPASGVVSLVGKLAPKHYGLHRLVVQVNDSGQPPQSTTALLHVFVNESLSNATVVESQVARSLHTPLAQDIAGDPSYELSKQRLSIVIGVVAGIMTVILLILVVVMARYCRSKGKHGYEAGKKDHEDFFTPQQHDKAKKPKKDKKGKKGKQPLYSSIVTVEASKPNGQRYDSVNEKLSDSPGMGRYRSVNGGPGSPDLARHYKSSSPLPTVQLHPQSPTAGKKHQAVQDLPPANTFVGAGDNISIGSDHCSEYSCQASSKYGKQVDTMQTTQHPGHIEESCKMNPFRRVTFSVVSQPQDPHQGSLQSCYDSGLEESETPSSKSSSGPRLGALPLPEDNYERTTPDGSVGEAEHMENGISSHFTGSHFLEVFF from the coding sequence ATGAGGAAGATGCGGACTCTCCTTGGTTTTGTGcattgctgttgctgctgcttcttgctcctcctgcctccgCCGCTCTGGGTCAGCCTGGCAGCGGCCAAGCAGCTCCTGAGGTACCGGCTGGCCGAGGAGGGACCCGCCGACATCCGCATCGGCAACGTGGCTGCCGACCTGGGGATCGTGACGGGCTCCGGAGAGGTGACATTCAGCCTGGAATCGGGCTCCGACTACCTCAAGATCGATAACATGACCGGGGAGCTGAGCACCACGGAGCGGCGCATCGACCGCGAGAAGCTGCCGCAGTGCCAGATGATCTTCGACGAGAACGAGTGCTTCCTGGACTTCGAGGTGTCGGTCATCGGCCCCTCGCAGAGCTGGGTGGACCTCTTCGAGGGCCGGGTCATCATCCTGGACATCAACGACAACACCcccaccttcccttcccctgtccTCACGCTTACCGTGGAGGAGAACCGGCCCGTGGGGACCCTCTACCTGCTCCCCACCGCCACCGACAGGGACTTCGGCCGCAACGGCATCGAGCGCTacgagctgctgcaggagcccggCGGGGACGGAGGACGGCGcggtggcggcggtggcggcggcggcggtgggggaggcggcggggggggaTCGGTGCCCACCGGCTCGGAGAGCGCCCTCTACCCCGGTGGCAGCAAGCGGAGGCAGGAGGCGGATGCGGCGGCCCGCAGCAGCGTGTTCGAGCTGCAGGTGGCCGACACCCTGGACGGGGAGAAGCAGCCGCAGCTGATCGTCAAGGGGGCGCTGGACCGCGAGCAGCGGGACTCCTACGAGCTGAGCCTCCGTGTGCGGGACGGCGGCGACCCGGCGCGCTCGTCGCAGGCCATCCTGCGGGTGCTGATCACCGACGTGAACGACAACAGCCCCCGCTTCGAGAAGAGCGTCTACGAGGCGGACCTGGCTGAGAACAGCAGCCCCGGGACCCCCATCCTGCAGCTGCGAGCCGCCGACCTGGACGTTGGGGTGAACGGGCAGATCGAGTATGTCTTCGGGGCGGCCACCGAGTCCGTGAGGCGCCTGCTGCGGCTGGACGAGACCTCGGGCTGGCTCAGCGTCTTGCACCGCATCGACCGCGAGGAGGTGAACCAGCTTCGCTTCACCGTGATGGCCCGCGACCGCGGGCAGCCCCCCAAGACGGACAAGGCCACTGTGGTGCTGAACATCCGCGACGAGAACGACAACGTGCCCACCATCGACATCCGGAAAATCGGGCGCATCCCGTTGCGGGACGGGGTGGCCAGCGTGGCCGAGGACGTCCTGGTAGACACCCCCATCGCGCTGGTGCAGGTGTCGGACCGGGACCAGGGTGAAAACGGCGTGGTGACCTGCACCGTGGTGGGCGACGTACCCTTCCAGCTCAAGCCGGCCAGCGAGGGCGAAGGGGAGCCGCAGAACAAGCGCAAGTATTTCCTGCACACTTCGGCCCCTCTGGACTACGAGGCGGTCCGCGACTACAACGTGGTGATCGTGGCCGTGGACTCGGGCAGCCCCAGCTTGTCCAGCAACAACTCTTTGCTGGTGCGGGTCGCCGACACCAACGACAACCCTCCCGTCTTCGGCCAGGCCGTGCTGGAGGTCTCCTTCCCGGAGAACAACCTTCCCGGCGAGAGGGTGGCCACGGTGGTGGCCACGGACGCGGACAGCGGCAAGAACGCCGAGCTCACCTACTCCCTGGAGCCCTCGCCCCTCTCCTCGGAGACGCCGGGCGGCATCTTCAGCATCGACCCCGACTCCGGGGACGTGTCGGTGCAGGCGGTGCTGGACCGCGAGCAGCGCGACACCTACGAGTTCCAGGTGACAGCCCGGGACAAGGGGGTGCCGTCGCTGCAGGGCTCCACCACGGTGGTGGTGCGGGTGGCCGACCGCAACGACAACGAGCCGCGCTTTATGCAGGACGTGTTCACTTTCTACGTGAAGGAGAACCTGCAGCCCAACAGCCCTGTGGGCATGGTGACCGTGATGGACTTCGACAAGGGGCGCAACGCCGAACTCAGCCTCTCCATCCAGCCCGGCGAGCACGACCAGGCGGCCGGCATCTTCTCCATCGAGAACGACACGGGAACCATCTACTCCACCGTCTCCTTCGACCGGGAGCAGCAGACCAGCTACACCTTCAAAGTGAAGGCGGTGGACGGGGGCGAGCCACCGCGCTCGGCCACCGCTACCGTGTCCCTCTTTGTAATGGACGAGAACGACAACGCGCCCACCGTCACCTTCCCCAGCAACAGCTCCTACACCGTGCTGCCGCCCTCCAGCAACATGCGCACCGTGGTGGCCACGGTGGTGGCCACCGACGCCGACACCGGCCTCAATGCCGACCTCAACTACAGCATCGTCGGGGGCAACCCCTTCAAGCTCTTCGAGATCGACCCGGCCAGCGGCGTGGTGTCGCTGGTGGGCAAGCTGGCCCCCAAGCACTACGGCCTGCACCGCCTCGTGGTGCAGGTGAACGACAGCGGGCAGCCGCCCCAGTCCACCACCGCCCTGCTTCATGTCTTCGTCAACGAAAGCCTGTCCAACGCCACCGTGGTGGAAAGCCAGGTGGCCCGCAGCCTCCACACGCCCCTGGCCCAGGACATCGCTGGCGACCCGAGCTACGAGCTGAGCAAGCAGAGGCTTAGCATCGTCATCGGCGTGGTGGCTGGCATCATGACCGTCATCCTCCTCATCCTGGTGGTGGTCATGGCCCGCTACTGCCGCTCCAAGGGCAAACACGGCTACGAGGCCGGCAAGAAGGACCACGAGGACTTCTTCACTCCACAGCAGCACGACAAGGCCAAGAAGCccaagaaggacaagaaaggcAAGAAGGGCAAGCAGCCCCTCTACAGCAGCATCGTCACCGTTGAGGCCTCCAAGCCCAATGGGCAGCGCTACGACAGCGTCAACGAGAAGCTCTCGGACAGCCCCGGCATGGGGCGCTACCGCTCGGTCAACGGGGGTCCGGGCAGCCCCGACCTGGCCAGGCACTACAAGTCCAGCTCGCCGCTGCCCACCGTCCAGCTGCACCCCCAGTCCCCCACCGCCGGCAAAAAGCACCAGGCCGTGCAGGACCTGCCCCCGGCTAACACCTTCGTGGGCGCCGGCGACAACATCTCCATCGGGTCGGACCACTGCTCCGAGTACAGCTGCCAGGCCAGCAGCAAGTACGGCAAGCAG
- the PCDH7 gene encoding protocadherin-7 isoform X5 — MRKMRTLLGFVHCCCCCFLLLLPPPLWVSLAAAKQLLRYRLAEEGPADIRIGNVAADLGIVTGSGEVTFSLESGSDYLKIDNMTGELSTTERRIDREKLPQCQMIFDENECFLDFEVSVIGPSQSWVDLFEGRVIILDINDNTPTFPSPVLTLTVEENRPVGTLYLLPTATDRDFGRNGIERYELLQEPGGDGGRRGGGGGGGGGGGGGGGGSVPTGSESALYPGGSKRRQEADAAARSSVFELQVADTLDGEKQPQLIVKGALDREQRDSYELSLRVRDGGDPARSSQAILRVLITDVNDNSPRFEKSVYEADLAENSSPGTPILQLRAADLDVGVNGQIEYVFGAATESVRRLLRLDETSGWLSVLHRIDREEVNQLRFTVMARDRGQPPKTDKATVVLNIRDENDNVPTIDIRKIGRIPLRDGVASVAEDVLVDTPIALVQVSDRDQGENGVVTCTVVGDVPFQLKPASEGEGEPQNKRKYFLHTSAPLDYEAVRDYNVVIVAVDSGSPSLSSNNSLLVRVADTNDNPPVFGQAVLEVSFPENNLPGERVATVVATDADSGKNAELTYSLEPSPLSSETPGGIFSIDPDSGDVSVQAVLDREQRDTYEFQVTARDKGVPSLQGSTTVVVRVADRNDNEPRFMQDVFTFYVKENLQPNSPVGMVTVMDFDKGRNAELSLSIQPGEHDQAAGIFSIENDTGTIYSTVSFDREQQTSYTFKVKAVDGGEPPRSATATVSLFVMDENDNAPTVTFPSNSSYTVLPPSSNMRTVVATVVATDADTGLNADLNYSIVGGNPFKLFEIDPASGVVSLVGKLAPKHYGLHRLVVQVNDSGQPPQSTTALLHVFVNESLSNATVVESQVARSLHTPLAQDIAGDPSYELSKQRLSIVIGVVAGIMTVILLILVVVMARYCRSKGKHGYEAGKKDHEDFFTPQQHDKAKKPKKDKKGKKGKQPLYSSIVTVEASKPNGQRYDSVNEKLSDSPGMGRYRSVNGGPGSPDLARHYKSSSPLPTVQLHPQSPTAGKKHQAVQDLPPANTFVGAGDNISIGSDHCSEYSCQASSKYGKQ; from the exons ATGAGGAAGATGCGGACTCTCCTTGGTTTTGTGcattgctgttgctgctgcttcttgctcctcctgcctccgCCGCTCTGGGTCAGCCTGGCAGCGGCCAAGCAGCTCCTGAGGTACCGGCTGGCCGAGGAGGGACCCGCCGACATCCGCATCGGCAACGTGGCTGCCGACCTGGGGATCGTGACGGGCTCCGGAGAGGTGACATTCAGCCTGGAATCGGGCTCCGACTACCTCAAGATCGATAACATGACCGGGGAGCTGAGCACCACGGAGCGGCGCATCGACCGCGAGAAGCTGCCGCAGTGCCAGATGATCTTCGACGAGAACGAGTGCTTCCTGGACTTCGAGGTGTCGGTCATCGGCCCCTCGCAGAGCTGGGTGGACCTCTTCGAGGGCCGGGTCATCATCCTGGACATCAACGACAACACCcccaccttcccttcccctgtccTCACGCTTACCGTGGAGGAGAACCGGCCCGTGGGGACCCTCTACCTGCTCCCCACCGCCACCGACAGGGACTTCGGCCGCAACGGCATCGAGCGCTacgagctgctgcaggagcccggCGGGGACGGAGGACGGCGcggtggcggcggtggcggcggcggcggtgggggaggcggcggggggggaTCGGTGCCCACCGGCTCGGAGAGCGCCCTCTACCCCGGTGGCAGCAAGCGGAGGCAGGAGGCGGATGCGGCGGCCCGCAGCAGCGTGTTCGAGCTGCAGGTGGCCGACACCCTGGACGGGGAGAAGCAGCCGCAGCTGATCGTCAAGGGGGCGCTGGACCGCGAGCAGCGGGACTCCTACGAGCTGAGCCTCCGTGTGCGGGACGGCGGCGACCCGGCGCGCTCGTCGCAGGCCATCCTGCGGGTGCTGATCACCGACGTGAACGACAACAGCCCCCGCTTCGAGAAGAGCGTCTACGAGGCGGACCTGGCTGAGAACAGCAGCCCCGGGACCCCCATCCTGCAGCTGCGAGCCGCCGACCTGGACGTTGGGGTGAACGGGCAGATCGAGTATGTCTTCGGGGCGGCCACCGAGTCCGTGAGGCGCCTGCTGCGGCTGGACGAGACCTCGGGCTGGCTCAGCGTCTTGCACCGCATCGACCGCGAGGAGGTGAACCAGCTTCGCTTCACCGTGATGGCCCGCGACCGCGGGCAGCCCCCCAAGACGGACAAGGCCACTGTGGTGCTGAACATCCGCGACGAGAACGACAACGTGCCCACCATCGACATCCGGAAAATCGGGCGCATCCCGTTGCGGGACGGGGTGGCCAGCGTGGCCGAGGACGTCCTGGTAGACACCCCCATCGCGCTGGTGCAGGTGTCGGACCGGGACCAGGGTGAAAACGGCGTGGTGACCTGCACCGTGGTGGGCGACGTACCCTTCCAGCTCAAGCCGGCCAGCGAGGGCGAAGGGGAGCCGCAGAACAAGCGCAAGTATTTCCTGCACACTTCGGCCCCTCTGGACTACGAGGCGGTCCGCGACTACAACGTGGTGATCGTGGCCGTGGACTCGGGCAGCCCCAGCTTGTCCAGCAACAACTCTTTGCTGGTGCGGGTCGCCGACACCAACGACAACCCTCCCGTCTTCGGCCAGGCCGTGCTGGAGGTCTCCTTCCCGGAGAACAACCTTCCCGGCGAGAGGGTGGCCACGGTGGTGGCCACGGACGCGGACAGCGGCAAGAACGCCGAGCTCACCTACTCCCTGGAGCCCTCGCCCCTCTCCTCGGAGACGCCGGGCGGCATCTTCAGCATCGACCCCGACTCCGGGGACGTGTCGGTGCAGGCGGTGCTGGACCGCGAGCAGCGCGACACCTACGAGTTCCAGGTGACAGCCCGGGACAAGGGGGTGCCGTCGCTGCAGGGCTCCACCACGGTGGTGGTGCGGGTGGCCGACCGCAACGACAACGAGCCGCGCTTTATGCAGGACGTGTTCACTTTCTACGTGAAGGAGAACCTGCAGCCCAACAGCCCTGTGGGCATGGTGACCGTGATGGACTTCGACAAGGGGCGCAACGCCGAACTCAGCCTCTCCATCCAGCCCGGCGAGCACGACCAGGCGGCCGGCATCTTCTCCATCGAGAACGACACGGGAACCATCTACTCCACCGTCTCCTTCGACCGGGAGCAGCAGACCAGCTACACCTTCAAAGTGAAGGCGGTGGACGGGGGCGAGCCACCGCGCTCGGCCACCGCTACCGTGTCCCTCTTTGTAATGGACGAGAACGACAACGCGCCCACCGTCACCTTCCCCAGCAACAGCTCCTACACCGTGCTGCCGCCCTCCAGCAACATGCGCACCGTGGTGGCCACGGTGGTGGCCACCGACGCCGACACCGGCCTCAATGCCGACCTCAACTACAGCATCGTCGGGGGCAACCCCTTCAAGCTCTTCGAGATCGACCCGGCCAGCGGCGTGGTGTCGCTGGTGGGCAAGCTGGCCCCCAAGCACTACGGCCTGCACCGCCTCGTGGTGCAGGTGAACGACAGCGGGCAGCCGCCCCAGTCCACCACCGCCCTGCTTCATGTCTTCGTCAACGAAAGCCTGTCCAACGCCACCGTGGTGGAAAGCCAGGTGGCCCGCAGCCTCCACACGCCCCTGGCCCAGGACATCGCTGGCGACCCGAGCTACGAGCTGAGCAAGCAGAGGCTTAGCATCGTCATCGGCGTGGTGGCTGGCATCATGACCGTCATCCTCCTCATCCTGGTGGTGGTCATGGCCCGCTACTGCCGCTCCAAGGGCAAACACGGCTACGAGGCCGGCAAGAAGGACCACGAGGACTTCTTCACTCCACAGCAGCACGACAAGGCCAAGAAGCccaagaaggacaagaaaggcAAGAAGGGCAAGCAGCCCCTCTACAGCAGCATCGTCACCGTTGAGGCCTCCAAGCCCAATGGGCAGCGCTACGACAGCGTCAACGAGAAGCTCTCGGACAGCCCCGGCATGGGGCGCTACCGCTCGGTCAACGGGGGTCCGGGCAGCCCCGACCTGGCCAGGCACTACAAGTCCAGCTCGCCGCTGCCCACCGTCCAGCTGCACCCCCAGTCCCCCACCGCCGGCAAAAAGCACCAGGCCGTGCAGGACCTGCCCCCGGCTAACACCTTCGTGGGCGCCGGCGACAACATCTCCATCGGGTCGGACCACTGCTCCGAGTACAGCTGCCAGGCCAGCAGCAAGTACGGCAAGCAG taa